A single region of the Chitinophaga niabensis genome encodes:
- a CDS encoding ferritin-like domain-containing protein: MQHSEKTAEVLEDLVKINNDRIEGYQKAIKQTDDGDLKILFDKMVADSKQFTTELNKQLRNLGEERERDSTIAGKIYRTWMDVKVSFGGNSRHAILASCEYGEDAAQKSYREALAQDHLPEDVRALITDQQRTLKAAHDQIRHMRDVEAVNK; encoded by the coding sequence ATGCAACATTCTGAAAAAACAGCAGAAGTATTGGAAGACCTGGTGAAAATCAACAATGACCGGATCGAGGGGTATCAGAAAGCCATTAAACAAACGGATGATGGTGACCTGAAGATCCTCTTCGATAAAATGGTTGCTGACAGCAAACAATTCACCACTGAATTAAACAAACAACTCCGCAACCTTGGAGAAGAAAGGGAAAGGGACAGTACCATAGCAGGTAAGATCTATCGCACCTGGATGGACGTGAAAGTATCCTTCGGTGGAAACAGCCGGCATGCTATCCTCGCCTCCTGCGAATATGGCGAAGATGCTGCGCAGAAATCCTACCGCGAGGCTTTAGCACAGGACCACTTACCGGAAGATGTGCGTGCGCTGATCACAGATCAGCAAAGAACATTGAAAGCAGCGCATGACCAGATCCGCCATATGAGAGATGTTGAAGCGGTGAATAAATAA
- a CDS encoding anaerobic C4-dicarboxylate transporter family protein has product MIWLQFAILLGAILIGARMKGIGLGVMGMIALALYLFLFRMRPAEPPIDVMLIILAVVTTAATMQAAGGMDYMVRIAEKILRSKPSMITLMGPLVTYCFTLFAGTSHITYSLLPIISEVATKKRIRPERPLSISVIAAHLGITSSPISAATAAMITILAGQIEMIHILKICIPACLIGILAGVAVVWKKGKELENDPVFIEKMKDPEFAKELDAENADNNKPLPKGAKTSVIIFGVAVLLIVLVGAFPNMLPHFEPGKANLSVNANGTIKMAAVIELVMLAAAALMLLLTKTTTTAIAKASLFTAGAQAVVSIFGVVWMSATFMEANEAVIEGGLGDMVRAAPWTFSIALFVLSMLLFSQAATTKALMPLGVLLGIPPSSLVAMFPATNGDFVLPGYPTLLAAINFDRTGSTHIGKYLINHSFMIPGLVSVSVSVAAGFLLASIFW; this is encoded by the coding sequence ATGATCTGGCTTCAATTTGCAATCCTGTTGGGTGCCATTCTTATCGGCGCAAGAATGAAAGGCATAGGCCTTGGCGTAATGGGAATGATAGCACTTGCCCTCTACCTTTTTTTATTCCGTATGCGGCCGGCAGAGCCGCCCATTGATGTAATGCTGATCATCCTGGCGGTAGTAACTACTGCAGCAACCATGCAGGCTGCCGGAGGGATGGATTATATGGTACGCATCGCAGAAAAGATCCTGCGCAGCAAACCTTCCATGATCACTTTGATGGGGCCACTCGTAACTTACTGCTTTACACTTTTTGCAGGTACCTCTCATATCACTTATTCCCTCCTGCCGATCATTTCAGAAGTGGCCACCAAAAAAAGGATCCGTCCTGAACGGCCACTCAGTATCTCCGTAATAGCTGCACACCTGGGCATTACGTCCAGCCCCATTTCTGCTGCCACAGCAGCGATGATCACTATCCTGGCCGGGCAGATAGAAATGATACACATCCTGAAAATATGTATCCCTGCCTGCCTTATTGGTATCCTGGCAGGGGTGGCTGTTGTGTGGAAGAAAGGAAAGGAGCTGGAAAATGATCCCGTGTTCATTGAGAAAATGAAAGACCCTGAATTTGCCAAAGAACTGGATGCAGAGAATGCAGATAATAATAAACCATTGCCCAAGGGCGCCAAAACCTCTGTGATCATTTTTGGGGTTGCGGTATTATTGATTGTGCTGGTAGGTGCATTCCCGAACATGCTGCCGCATTTTGAACCCGGTAAGGCAAACCTTTCTGTGAATGCAAACGGCACCATTAAAATGGCCGCTGTGATTGAACTGGTGATGCTGGCTGCTGCTGCACTGATGTTGTTGCTTACAAAAACCACCACTACTGCTATCGCTAAAGCAAGTTTGTTTACGGCAGGCGCACAGGCTGTAGTATCTATTTTCGGCGTGGTGTGGATGAGTGCTACATTTATGGAAGCGAACGAAGCAGTGATAGAAGGAGGATTGGGAGATATGGTAAGAGCTGCCCCCTGGACATTCTCCATCGCATTGTTTGTACTGAGCATGTTGTTGTTCAGCCAGGCAGCTACCACCAAAGCTTTGATGCCGCTGGGAGTATTACTGGGCATTCCTCCCAGCAGCCTGGTGGCTATGTTCCCTGCCACGAACGGGGATTTTGTATTACCCGGCTATCCTACCCTGCTGGCTGCGATCAACTTTGACCGTACTGGCAGTACACATATCGGCAAGTATCTGATCAACCATAGTTTTATGATCCCCGGCTTAGTGAGTGTTTCTGTTTCCGTTGCTGCGGGATTTCTGCTAGCCAGTATATTCTGGTAG
- a CDS encoding response regulator: protein MGNSILIIDDEPDICRLLQLNLSKYGYKVKYVHALSEGWQFLRSHPTDVLFLDIHLPDGSGLEALPQIKKLYPALQVITISAYDNGLEKEKALTAGAAHFLPKPFNVGKLQEIITDVKVSD from the coding sequence ATGGGAAATTCAATTCTGATCATTGATGATGAACCGGATATCTGCCGCCTACTGCAATTGAATCTCAGCAAGTATGGATATAAAGTAAAATATGTTCATGCCTTGTCGGAAGGCTGGCAATTCCTCAGAAGTCATCCTACTGACGTTCTGTTCCTCGACATACACCTCCCGGATGGCTCCGGGCTGGAAGCCCTGCCTCAGATCAAGAAATTATATCCTGCCCTGCAGGTGATCACTATCAGTGCCTATGACAACGGATTAGAAAAAGAAAAAGCGCTAACAGCAGGAGCGGCCCACTTTTTGCCGAAACCTTTTAACGTAGGTAAATTGCAGGAGATCATTACTGACGTGAAAGTTAGTGATTAG
- a CDS encoding CsbD family protein, whose translation MNSLQLKGTWNEVKGKLKQQYADLTDDDLLYTEGKEDELFGKLQKKLGKSKEEVQKLIKDL comes from the coding sequence ATGAACTCACTACAATTGAAAGGAACATGGAACGAGGTCAAAGGTAAATTAAAACAGCAATATGCAGATCTCACGGATGATGATCTGTTGTACACAGAAGGGAAAGAAGACGAGCTGTTCGGTAAACTGCAAAAAAAGCTGGGCAAGTCCAAAGAAGAAGTGCAAAAATTAATTAAGGATTTATAG
- a CDS encoding lmo0937 family membrane protein: MSNLLYLIAVILIIGWLLGFFVYSASGLIHALLVLAIIAILINIIRGRAV, from the coding sequence ATGAGTAATTTACTTTATCTGATCGCAGTGATCCTTATTATAGGCTGGTTACTTGGATTCTTTGTATACTCAGCAAGTGGTCTTATCCATGCATTACTGGTACTGGCTATTATTGCCATACTCATCAACATTATTCGTGGAAGGGCTGTTTAG
- a CDS encoding hybrid sensor histidine kinase/response regulator, which produces MKNTRKRILMIDDDEDDFFLVNSLLQDTAPDQYEVEWAPTYQKGIAAIEKKEHELYLVDYRLGQYTGIDTLRHFHEIGYEAPVIMLTGKGDYAIDNEAMMAGATDYLVKGEITGQELERAIRYGITEFKHLRLIAENERKYFGIFEKSHDLIILADCDKNVIEVNPTAMRKLQYTKEELLTMNLKELFMNETEALQFLLDICEDSAIVHKEYAFKSKNGQKLDMLINANKLDEQLGTFLCVAEDISDKKREEQEKRNQEKFVITGRIARVIAHEVRNPLTNILLAVGQYRQDEQPSPEDSSLYLDIIERNCTRINVLVTELLQSTRMLELNMQEYPANDVVKRALALAEDRLQLNGIRLLEHYMEEEATLLVDEEKMNIALLNLFINAIEAMTPGTGILTVSTQMGQGKILIRIGDNGTGIPEENKSKLFDPFYTSKAKGTGLGLTSTQNIILNHKGTIQVESALGEGTLFTITLPLV; this is translated from the coding sequence ATGAAAAATACACGTAAGCGCATTTTAATGATAGACGATGACGAGGATGATTTTTTCCTTGTCAACAGTTTACTGCAGGACACTGCCCCTGACCAATACGAAGTGGAATGGGCGCCTACTTATCAAAAGGGGATCGCCGCCATTGAGAAAAAAGAACATGAACTATATCTCGTGGATTACCGCCTGGGGCAGTACACCGGTATAGACACCCTCCGCCATTTTCATGAAATTGGTTATGAGGCCCCCGTGATCATGCTCACAGGAAAGGGAGATTATGCTATAGATAATGAAGCAATGATGGCCGGCGCCACGGATTACCTGGTAAAAGGGGAGATCACCGGGCAGGAACTCGAAAGGGCCATCCGTTACGGCATCACTGAATTCAAACACCTGCGCCTTATTGCGGAGAATGAAAGAAAATATTTCGGCATCTTCGAAAAGAGCCACGACCTGATCATCCTGGCGGATTGCGATAAGAATGTTATCGAAGTCAATCCCACCGCCATGCGGAAACTGCAATATACCAAGGAAGAACTCCTTACCATGAACCTGAAGGAGCTGTTCATGAATGAAACAGAGGCCCTGCAATTCCTGCTGGACATCTGTGAAGATAGCGCCATCGTTCATAAGGAGTATGCCTTCAAAAGCAAGAACGGCCAGAAGCTGGATATGCTTATCAATGCCAATAAACTGGATGAACAACTGGGCACTTTCCTCTGCGTGGCAGAAGATATCTCAGATAAAAAACGGGAGGAACAGGAGAAACGCAACCAGGAGAAATTTGTGATCACCGGCCGTATTGCCCGTGTAATTGCACACGAGGTAAGGAATCCTCTTACTAATATACTATTGGCGGTTGGCCAGTACCGGCAGGATGAACAGCCTTCCCCGGAAGACAGCAGCCTTTACCTGGATATTATAGAACGCAATTGTACCCGCATCAATGTATTGGTAACGGAGCTACTGCAATCTACCCGCATGCTGGAACTCAATATGCAGGAATATCCCGCCAACGACGTGGTAAAAAGAGCGCTGGCACTTGCTGAAGACCGCCTGCAACTCAATGGCATCCGCTTGCTGGAACATTATATGGAAGAAGAAGCAACGTTGCTGGTAGACGAAGAGAAAATGAACATCGCCCTGCTGAACCTCTTCATCAATGCTATTGAGGCCATGACACCCGGAACCGGCATTCTCACCGTGAGCACCCAGATGGGGCAGGGCAAAATACTGATCCGCATCGGTGATAACGGTACCGGCATCCCTGAAGAGAACAAAAGCAAACTCTTTGATCCATTTTATACCTCCAAAGCCAAAGGGACGGGCCTGGGCCTAACCTCTACCCAGAACATCATTCTCAACCACAAAGGTACCATCCAGGTGGAAAGCGCACTGGGAGAAGGTACCTTATTCACCATTACATTACCTCTTGTTTAA
- a CDS encoding VOC family protein: protein MSYTVPAQTRIGHVHLKVSDLQRSLDFYCGLLGFELMVKYGDQAAFISAGGYHHHIGLNTWHSKGMPPAPENAPGLYHTAILYPTRKDLAAIYKRLTDAKVPFTGFSDHGVSEALYLNDPDQNGVELYWDKPRDQWPKDENGQLTMYTHRLNLSNLLQELES, encoded by the coding sequence ATGAGTTACACAGTTCCTGCACAGACACGTATTGGCCATGTGCATTTAAAGGTTTCAGACCTGCAACGTTCCCTGGATTTTTATTGTGGGTTACTGGGGTTTGAATTAATGGTGAAATACGGGGACCAGGCTGCCTTCATCTCTGCAGGAGGGTATCATCACCATATCGGATTGAACACCTGGCACAGCAAAGGAATGCCGCCGGCTCCGGAGAATGCGCCCGGTCTGTATCATACGGCTATCTTATATCCCACGCGTAAAGACCTTGCGGCGATCTATAAAAGATTAACCGATGCAAAAGTACCTTTCACGGGTTTTTCAGATCATGGTGTGTCTGAAGCATTGTACCTCAATGACCCTGACCAGAATGGTGTTGAGCTGTATTGGGACAAACCCCGGGACCAGTGGCCCAAAGATGAGAACGGGCAACTGACGATGTATACACATCGCCTGAACCTCAGCAATTTGTTGCAGGAGCTGGAAAGTTAA
- a CDS encoding porin encodes MRSLIIVLLFVPMAVMAQRQQDTVANGQPIIPVSKQSLLSNIDMIANMQVAFRNEFSEGTYQRSRFTLEQFRLEIKGKVHEKVYFRFRDRYTRNVVPQSIDNISRSTDMAYLRFDPTPNWKIYAGKMSADWGGYEFDANPIDIYEYSDIVEYADNFLAGVGVGYVLPGTKHEFTLQLLNTRTASFYELYDTIPGIKEARFPFAAVANWRGSFFNGKLNTIWSYSLFREAEYEYMNYFALGNQLNLDKVKLEYDFKFSQEQLDRKGIVSGFTENIDIKTAQNVRYVSHWAKVDVRVSDKVNVFFVGMLDDAFWKKPTESSHTKLRQAWGYIPGLEVYPVKNFNLKVFGAFIGRVYKYTESARQDLGQRNTDNYRISVGVISPLVIL; translated from the coding sequence ATGCGTTCCCTGATCATTGTTCTGTTATTTGTACCCATGGCTGTGATGGCACAGCGGCAGCAGGATACGGTAGCCAACGGGCAACCCATTATCCCGGTAAGCAAACAATCGTTGTTGTCTAACATAGATATGATCGCGAATATGCAGGTGGCTTTCAGGAATGAATTCAGTGAAGGCACTTATCAGCGTTCCCGTTTTACGCTGGAACAATTCAGGCTGGAGATCAAAGGGAAAGTGCATGAGAAGGTTTATTTCCGTTTCCGGGACAGGTATACACGCAATGTGGTGCCCCAGTCGATCGACAATATCAGCCGCTCTACGGATATGGCCTATCTCCGGTTCGATCCTACACCCAACTGGAAGATCTATGCCGGTAAAATGTCTGCAGACTGGGGTGGTTATGAGTTTGATGCGAACCCCATTGATATTTACGAGTACTCTGATATTGTTGAATATGCAGATAATTTCCTGGCCGGAGTGGGTGTTGGATATGTGTTGCCTGGCACGAAACATGAGTTCACGCTGCAATTACTGAATACACGTACGGCCAGTTTTTATGAGTTGTACGATACCATTCCCGGTATTAAGGAAGCGCGTTTCCCCTTTGCTGCCGTAGCTAACTGGCGCGGCAGTTTCTTTAACGGAAAGCTCAATACCATCTGGTCCTATTCCTTATTCCGCGAGGCAGAATATGAGTACATGAACTACTTCGCACTGGGTAACCAGCTCAACCTGGATAAGGTTAAACTGGAGTACGATTTCAAATTCAGCCAGGAGCAATTGGACAGGAAGGGGATCGTATCAGGATTCACAGAAAATATTGATATTAAAACGGCACAGAATGTACGCTACGTCAGCCATTGGGCAAAGGTGGATGTGCGTGTGTCTGATAAAGTGAATGTATTCTTTGTGGGTATGCTGGACGATGCTTTCTGGAAGAAACCCACTGAAAGCAGCCATACTAAACTGCGGCAGGCCTGGGGATATATTCCGGGGCTGGAAGTATATCCTGTTAAGAACTTCAACCTGAAAGTATTTGGCGCATTTATAGGCAGGGTATACAAATACACGGAAAGTGCCAGGCAGGACCTTGGGCAGCGCAATACAGATAATTACCGCATTTCAGTTGGGGTGATCAGTCCGCTGGTGATCCTGTAA
- a CDS encoding low affinity iron permease family protein — protein MAQKKVHVFEKISEKVVSATGTPWAFILALSTIIVWGITGPIFKYSDTWQLVINTGTTIITFLMVFIIQKSQNKDSKSIQLKLNELIAATKTASNRLIDVESLSEEELNTLRQFYTKLALETPKHLDLKHSHSIEEAIDNIEDKVEAFKKS, from the coding sequence ATGGCCCAGAAAAAGGTACATGTTTTTGAAAAGATATCAGAAAAAGTAGTGTCCGCCACCGGAACCCCCTGGGCCTTTATACTGGCCCTTTCAACAATTATCGTGTGGGGCATAACCGGCCCCATCTTTAAATATTCTGATACCTGGCAGCTGGTGATCAATACCGGTACCACCATCATCACTTTCCTGATGGTGTTCATCATCCAGAAGTCGCAGAATAAAGATTCCAAATCCATTCAGCTGAAACTGAACGAACTGATCGCGGCCACTAAAACCGCCAGTAACCGTTTGATTGATGTGGAGTCTTTATCAGAGGAAGAACTAAATACGCTCCGCCAGTTCTATACAAAACTGGCCCTGGAAACGCCCAAACACCTGGACCTTAAACATTCCCATTCCATTGAGGAGGCGATTGATAATATTGAAGATAAAGTAGAGGCCTTCAAAAAAAGTTAA
- a CDS encoding sigma-54-dependent transcriptional regulator — MKRILIIDDEINICTLLSKFLSKHGFKVDSTMTGAQALKMIKEEPYDLILCDYRLKDTDGAKLLNDIHQISPQTVVIIITGYTDVRIAVEMVKNGAYDYISKPLYPDEILNLVNKALSQKPVAISEIAVAPHAHEENNLPATQQHKTGSYVYGESEPSKALYRELTLVAPTDYSVIIFGETGTGKESVAHLIHEHSSRKGQPFVALDCGSLSRELAASELFGHEKGSFTGAIGTKIGAFEQAHGGTLFLDEISNLTYDIQVALLRVIQEKQIRRVGSMKEISIDVRLIVASNENLFESVQKGKFREDLFHRFNEFTIHIPPLRARREDLPFFVDSFMTQVSKELNKPPVVLSEEVWECFRQYDWPGNIRELKNVIRRASLLTPANKEISMAALPLEMKGGGTFRTTMAPPQETFSQNGEEELEMPESNDLKSVALKAEYNKIINVLKEVKYNKTKAAQLLNIDRKTLYNKLRLLNINY; from the coding sequence ATGAAACGTATCCTCATAATTGATGATGAAATAAACATTTGTACCCTTCTGAGCAAGTTTTTAAGTAAACATGGGTTCAAGGTAGATAGTACCATGACCGGCGCTCAGGCTTTAAAAATGATCAAAGAGGAACCTTATGATCTGATATTGTGTGACTACAGGCTGAAAGATACTGACGGTGCCAAACTGTTGAATGACATCCACCAGATCAGCCCGCAAACCGTGGTGATCATCATTACCGGTTATACAGATGTAAGGATCGCAGTGGAAATGGTGAAGAACGGGGCTTATGATTATATTTCCAAACCATTATACCCGGATGAGATCCTGAACCTTGTAAACAAGGCCCTGTCTCAAAAACCGGTAGCCATCAGTGAAATTGCCGTTGCGCCGCATGCGCACGAAGAAAATAATTTGCCTGCTACCCAGCAGCACAAAACCGGCTCTTATGTTTATGGAGAAAGTGAGCCCTCCAAAGCATTGTATCGCGAACTCACGCTTGTTGCACCAACAGATTACAGCGTGATCATTTTTGGTGAAACAGGTACAGGTAAAGAATCTGTGGCCCATCTGATCCATGAGCACAGCAGCCGGAAAGGGCAACCATTTGTAGCCCTGGATTGTGGCAGCCTCTCACGTGAACTCGCTGCCAGCGAGCTTTTTGGTCATGAAAAAGGTTCTTTTACAGGGGCCATCGGCACCAAAATAGGCGCTTTTGAACAAGCCCATGGAGGAACATTATTCCTGGATGAAATATCCAACCTCACATACGATATCCAGGTGGCATTGCTTAGGGTGATCCAGGAAAAACAGATCCGCCGCGTAGGCAGCATGAAGGAAATTTCCATAGATGTACGCCTGATCGTTGCTTCTAACGAAAACCTCTTTGAATCTGTTCAAAAAGGTAAGTTCAGGGAAGACCTTTTCCACCGTTTCAATGAATTCACTATTCATATTCCTCCCTTACGTGCCCGTAGGGAAGACCTTCCGTTTTTTGTGGACTCGTTCATGACCCAGGTAAGTAAAGAGTTGAATAAGCCACCTGTAGTGCTCAGCGAAGAAGTATGGGAATGCTTCCGGCAATACGACTGGCCAGGGAATATCCGTGAACTGAAGAACGTGATCCGCCGCGCCAGCCTCTTAACACCTGCCAATAAAGAAATAAGCATGGCCGCCCTTCCATTGGAAATGAAAGGAGGAGGTACCTTCCGCACAACAATGGCGCCACCACAGGAAACATTTAGCCAGAATGGCGAAGAAGAACTTGAAATGCCTGAGTCTAATGATCTGAAATCCGTAGCGTTAAAAGCGGAATACAATAAGATCATCAATGTGCTCAAGGAAGTGAAGTATAACAAAACCAAAGCAGCACAACTATTGAACATCGACAGGAAAACCCTGTACAATAAACTGCGCCTGCTGAATATTAATTACTAA
- a CDS encoding type II asparaginase — MKPYTYLVFVLFSSLQVAAQQQSKLPNVVILATGGTIAGAGTSSVGTAYTAGKLPIDALLNALPEARKIANLTGEQVASVGSQAMHDSVWLKLAKRINELAAKPEVDGIVITHGTDTEGETGYFLQLTVKTEKPVVLAGAMRSATAISADGPMNLYNAIVTASDKRSSNRGILVCMNDQIFSAREVTKTNTTNVATFQSPNTGPLGTVFDGKVEYYHGILRKHTVQTEFDISQVNSLPKVDILYGYANMNPVLLDAVVNDKAQGVVIAGVGNGNLYPTVEARVKDITRKGVVVVRSSRTGSGRVTLNSETDDAALGTIVADDLNPQKARILLQLALLKTKDPKKIQEMFFRY, encoded by the coding sequence ATGAAACCATACACCTACCTCGTCTTTGTTTTGTTTTCTTCATTACAGGTAGCCGCACAGCAGCAAAGCAAACTGCCCAATGTGGTGATCCTGGCAACCGGCGGCACTATTGCAGGTGCCGGTACATCCAGTGTGGGCACTGCTTACACAGCCGGTAAATTACCCATCGACGCATTGCTGAACGCATTACCGGAAGCCCGCAAGATTGCGAACCTTACCGGAGAACAGGTAGCTTCCGTAGGAAGCCAGGCCATGCATGACAGTGTTTGGCTGAAGCTGGCCAAAAGGATCAACGAGCTGGCAGCCAAACCGGAAGTAGATGGTATTGTGATCACACATGGTACAGATACAGAAGGGGAGACGGGATACTTTTTGCAGCTGACCGTTAAAACAGAAAAACCGGTAGTGCTGGCAGGCGCTATGCGTTCTGCCACGGCAATTTCTGCAGATGGCCCCATGAACCTATACAATGCGATCGTTACCGCATCAGATAAAAGATCATCGAACAGGGGTATTCTGGTATGTATGAACGACCAGATATTTTCCGCCCGGGAAGTGACTAAAACCAACACCACCAATGTGGCTACTTTCCAAAGTCCGAACACCGGCCCCCTGGGTACGGTGTTCGACGGGAAGGTGGAATATTACCACGGCATCCTGCGTAAACACACCGTTCAGACAGAATTTGATATCAGCCAGGTGAATTCTTTGCCGAAAGTAGATATCTTGTACGGCTATGCCAATATGAATCCTGTGCTGCTGGATGCGGTGGTGAATGATAAAGCACAGGGAGTTGTAATTGCCGGAGTGGGCAATGGTAACCTGTACCCGACTGTGGAAGCCCGTGTGAAAGATATTACCCGTAAAGGTGTGGTGGTTGTACGTTCTTCACGAACAGGCAGTGGAAGAGTTACATTGAATTCCGAAACTGATGACGCCGCGCTGGGAACAATTGTAGCTGATGATCTCAATCCGCAGAAAGCACGCATCCTTTTACAACTGGCATTGTTAAAAACCAAAGATCCGAAGAAGATCCAGGAGATGTTCTTCAGGTATTAA
- the aspA gene encoding aspartate ammonia-lyase → MAQRVEHDFLGEKEIPKDVYYGIQTLRAIENFHITGIQLKSEPIFVQALGYVKKAAAQANADLGALDKGIAAAIVKASDRLIQGEFLDQFPTDLIQGGAGTSVNMNANEVIANVALEMMGKDKGNYDFCHPNNHVNCSQSTNDAYPTAFRIALINKLTAYSESLRELADSFYAKGQEFSQVLKMGRTQLQDAVPMSMGDEFIAFATNLREELSRIEDSKRLISEVNMGATAIGTGVNAPKGYAELVIKYLNKASGLSLSLATDLIEATYDTGAYVQLSGVLKRTAVKVSKICNDLRLLSSGPRCGLNEINLPPMQPGSSIMPGKVNPVIPEVVNQTAFYVIGADLTLTLAAEAGQLQLNVMEPVIGFSLFTSITYMTNACNTLREKCVVGITANATRTQEMVMQSIGIVTQLNPIIGYEKSAAIAKEALETGKSVHDIAVKEKKLVTQEKWDEIFTFENLIRPKFINS, encoded by the coding sequence ATGGCACAACGTGTTGAACATGATTTTTTAGGTGAAAAAGAAATCCCTAAGGATGTCTATTATGGCATTCAAACCCTTCGTGCAATTGAGAATTTTCATATTACAGGCATCCAGTTGAAAAGCGAGCCCATATTTGTGCAGGCGCTGGGGTATGTGAAGAAAGCAGCAGCACAGGCCAATGCAGACCTTGGTGCATTGGATAAAGGCATTGCAGCCGCCATCGTAAAGGCCAGCGATCGTTTGATCCAGGGAGAATTCCTGGACCAGTTCCCTACAGACCTTATACAAGGGGGGGCAGGTACTTCCGTGAACATGAATGCAAATGAAGTGATCGCGAATGTAGCGCTGGAGATGATGGGAAAAGATAAAGGCAATTATGATTTCTGCCATCCCAATAATCATGTGAACTGTTCGCAATCCACGAATGATGCATACCCCACCGCATTCCGCATTGCCCTGATCAATAAGCTCACAGCCTATAGCGAAAGCCTGCGGGAGCTGGCAGATTCCTTTTATGCAAAAGGCCAGGAATTCAGCCAGGTATTGAAAATGGGACGTACCCAATTACAGGATGCCGTGCCCATGAGCATGGGCGATGAGTTCATAGCCTTTGCTACCAATCTGCGGGAAGAACTGTCCCGGATAGAAGATAGCAAACGCCTTATCTCTGAAGTGAATATGGGCGCCACTGCTATTGGTACCGGTGTGAATGCACCTAAAGGATATGCGGAACTGGTGATCAAATATCTCAATAAAGCAAGTGGTCTCAGTCTTTCCCTGGCTACTGACCTGATAGAGGCCACATATGATACAGGCGCTTATGTTCAATTATCAGGTGTGCTGAAACGTACGGCAGTGAAGGTTTCTAAGATCTGTAATGATCTTCGGTTGTTGTCTTCCGGGCCACGTTGCGGATTGAATGAGATCAACCTGCCGCCTATGCAACCCGGCTCTTCCATCATGCCTGGCAAAGTGAATCCCGTGATCCCGGAAGTGGTGAATCAAACGGCCTTCTATGTGATCGGGGCAGATCTTACTTTAACCCTGGCCGCAGAAGCAGGGCAATTACAACTGAATGTAATGGAACCCGTGATAGGCTTTTCACTGTTCACTTCCATCACTTATATGACCAATGCCTGCAATACTCTGCGCGAGAAGTGCGTGGTGGGTATAACGGCCAATGCCACACGTACGCAGGAAATGGTGATGCAGAGCATTGGCATCGTAACCCAACTAAACCCCATCATTGGTTATGAAAAATCTGCGGCCATTGCGAAAGAGGCATTGGAAACAGGAAAGTCTGTACATGATATTGCCGTGAAAGAAAAGAAACTGGTAACGCAGGAAAAATGGGATGAGATCTTCACATTCGAGAATCTCATCCGCCCTAAGTTTATCAATAGTTAG